In one window of Pseudobdellovibrionaceae bacterium DNA:
- a CDS encoding SpoVR family protein: MKISMVGMLFVVSLWGSLGLAHSDDLDSDLGKETCEEVLLNSGPVKFVASGLSNEEMAPLKQSAHEVIQTLLPVGYSFPPHRMIFTDNSDLNHLMASFGHVVPWWMPGFQIDRSTRAGNSTLEFVESNGCSHCTSIYRGETPHGEQKSIMYHVAGHIDFFENSVWFRDRAVDRWGSGKKIAELVDELITNHDESEVIEFLQRMTSMSELVDKVYGSWDAPAKFMRNDVRLDEMLSLKQIRSRSGHDIVTQGRFPSKPTASGLSFFSANLPEGSPEWQKKLASYFEEYNRMGAGFFQSQYMNEGWATFSQFLGPLLKDKITTDEALSLATLTWWTHHIRLADPKTRKNEFQFANVYYMGRQAWMRKFEKFQERPENQGLSLKEMAKKFVKEAHHDMQYHNDESFLLENLDHEWVSKNKLVLGRAATEDEIPKDAERDASYIKVLATERNYQRIVKKIVREHAHRSLQFPRVLTMDSSLNGDSFHYRHHVYGDIPLNPALTPMWIFEAARAHRKPVTFDTVVPREWYDQVFQQLDQNGVEDPNNPGTFLSVTEGMYPVMPVRLRVTPNGNVRAEVMVRASNKDYKQIMELKQSGQISAAQAQDALFRIVYFKEDPSWFTQWSPGVDSRADFPEAEFIEDTLMTNTMRNYVQYYIEDQLLTDSDPIGDSQLVAQKDVTLSSLPSTRTSFEEGGDLAAELANSGMGHLGVSFGVATGGSRALLKFYTLVRKRQARVLELALSGKRPIHRQQGGVAFQIVPIVPRLAFDDSVRRRRTMSLGPAPVSGAFNYDLPAETDDGTQIFQGDVVEGQVVKGPKNDGSGQGEGEEGDDSSDPGDDPSSNPGQGPHSGGNQETFIPQEVWRNIITANLELPVIRRTGEGENELLTEFWSHSKQMFNEPLDTEQTIETYFENGMAQFMAENPDYFDQDLGPDDVQKFVSEVLRMGVETTDPDDHWSIVKDEEMEPAFKVMIHFVMDRSGSMGGKPLALAKEFVDTTKHLLRRRGVIFESRYIHYDTEAEVVEEEDFFNAGMGGGTADASGMKLANEEVARVPTDEFIQYVFILGDGDSTDEQEASHELRKLERQADYVGVVNIDVYNRGAERGNLPAYKRILGPSETGDLVIIDEGVPSFYKALRQIFRQRIGPDDED, from the coding sequence ATGAAAATATCTATGGTAGGGATGCTTTTTGTAGTGAGCCTCTGGGGAAGTTTGGGGTTGGCCCACAGTGATGACCTGGACAGTGATCTGGGAAAAGAAACCTGTGAAGAGGTTTTGTTAAATTCAGGTCCTGTGAAGTTTGTGGCCAGCGGGCTGAGCAATGAAGAAATGGCGCCCCTTAAACAGTCAGCCCATGAGGTCATTCAGACCTTGCTTCCTGTGGGATACAGTTTTCCTCCTCATCGAATGATTTTTACCGACAATTCGGATCTCAATCACTTGATGGCTTCGTTTGGTCACGTGGTACCTTGGTGGATGCCTGGGTTTCAAATTGACCGCTCCACTCGCGCGGGCAATTCCACCTTGGAGTTTGTGGAATCAAATGGATGCTCCCATTGTACGTCAATTTATCGGGGCGAAACTCCACATGGCGAACAGAAATCCATTATGTATCATGTGGCGGGCCACATCGACTTTTTTGAAAACTCAGTTTGGTTCAGAGATCGGGCTGTGGATCGGTGGGGTTCGGGTAAGAAAATTGCCGAGTTAGTCGATGAGCTCATCACAAATCACGATGAATCCGAAGTTATCGAGTTTTTGCAGAGAATGACTAGTATGTCCGAACTGGTGGACAAGGTTTACGGGAGCTGGGATGCGCCCGCTAAATTTATGCGCAATGATGTGCGGCTGGATGAGATGCTTTCTCTCAAGCAAATTCGAAGTCGATCTGGGCATGATATTGTCACTCAAGGTCGCTTCCCCAGTAAACCCACGGCCAGTGGACTGTCGTTCTTTTCAGCAAACCTCCCTGAGGGGAGCCCTGAGTGGCAAAAGAAATTGGCCTCCTATTTTGAAGAGTATAATCGAATGGGTGCTGGATTTTTTCAGTCGCAGTACATGAACGAAGGTTGGGCCACTTTTTCTCAGTTTTTAGGCCCTCTTTTAAAAGATAAAATTACCACTGACGAGGCGTTGTCGCTGGCCACCCTCACTTGGTGGACGCACCACATTCGTCTGGCTGATCCGAAGACCCGAAAGAATGAGTTTCAATTCGCCAACGTCTATTACATGGGTCGTCAAGCTTGGATGCGAAAGTTTGAAAAGTTTCAAGAAAGACCAGAAAACCAAGGGCTATCTTTAAAGGAAATGGCGAAAAAGTTTGTCAAAGAAGCCCATCACGATATGCAATACCACAACGATGAGTCATTTCTTCTTGAAAACCTAGATCACGAGTGGGTGAGTAAGAATAAGTTGGTGCTAGGTCGGGCAGCGACGGAAGATGAAATTCCAAAAGATGCAGAACGCGATGCCAGTTACATAAAAGTATTGGCTACTGAGAGAAATTATCAACGTATCGTAAAAAAAATTGTACGAGAACATGCCCATCGATCATTGCAATTTCCTCGAGTGCTAACCATGGACAGCTCACTCAACGGTGACAGTTTTCATTATCGGCATCATGTGTATGGTGATATTCCTTTGAATCCAGCCTTAACACCCATGTGGATTTTCGAGGCGGCCCGAGCTCACCGAAAACCCGTGACTTTTGACACCGTTGTGCCTCGAGAGTGGTACGATCAGGTTTTTCAGCAGTTGGATCAAAATGGTGTGGAGGACCCCAACAATCCAGGAACGTTTCTCTCTGTAACCGAGGGCATGTATCCGGTGATGCCGGTGCGACTGCGGGTGACCCCCAATGGGAATGTTCGTGCTGAAGTGATGGTGCGGGCTTCAAATAAGGACTACAAGCAGATTATGGAGCTCAAGCAGTCGGGCCAAATATCAGCTGCACAAGCTCAAGATGCGCTCTTTAGGATTGTTTATTTTAAAGAAGATCCCAGTTGGTTTACGCAGTGGTCGCCTGGCGTGGATTCAAGAGCTGATTTTCCAGAAGCTGAATTTATTGAAGACACCTTGATGACAAACACCATGCGGAACTACGTTCAATACTACATTGAAGATCAACTTCTTACAGATTCGGACCCCATTGGTGACAGTCAGTTGGTCGCACAAAAAGATGTTACCTTAAGCTCGTTGCCCAGTACCCGAACCTCTTTTGAAGAAGGTGGCGATTTGGCTGCCGAGCTAGCCAATTCAGGAATGGGCCATTTGGGTGTGTCCTTTGGCGTGGCCACGGGTGGCTCGCGGGCCCTTTTAAAATTTTACACTTTGGTTAGAAAACGACAGGCAAGAGTTCTGGAGTTGGCGTTGAGTGGAAAAAGACCGATCCATCGCCAACAAGGGGGCGTGGCGTTTCAAATTGTGCCTATTGTCCCTCGTCTCGCCTTTGATGACAGTGTTCGGAGAAGGCGAACTATGAGCTTGGGGCCAGCCCCTGTGAGTGGCGCATTCAATTACGATTTGCCGGCTGAGACCGATGATGGCACGCAGATTTTTCAAGGCGACGTGGTCGAAGGACAAGTGGTTAAGGGCCCAAAGAATGATGGTTCTGGACAGGGTGAGGGTGAAGAGGGCGACGACTCATCGGATCCAGGAGATGATCCGTCATCCAACCCGGGCCAAGGGCCTCACAGTGGGGGAAATCAAGAGACATTTATTCCGCAAGAGGTTTGGCGCAATATCATTACGGCCAATTTAGAGCTGCCGGTGATTCGTCGCACAGGCGAGGGTGAAAATGAGCTGTTGACCGAGTTTTGGTCACACTCGAAACAGATGTTTAATGAGCCACTAGATACCGAGCAAACCATCGAAACTTATTTTGAAAATGGCATGGCCCAGTTTATGGCTGAAAATCCAGACTACTTCGATCAAGATCTCGGGCCAGATGATGTTCAAAAATTTGTTTCAGAGGTTTTGCGAATGGGTGTTGAAACCACTGACCCAGACGACCACTGGTCTATCGTTAAAGACGAAGAAATGGAGCCTGCATTTAAAGTGATGATTCATTTTGTGATGGATCGCTCAGGCAGTATGGGTGGTAAGCCGTTGGCGCTGGCTAAGGAGTTTGTGGATACAACCAAGCATCTGCTACGCCGCCGCGGGGTCATTTTTGAGTCTCGATACATTCACTATGACACAGAAGCTGAAGTGGTAGAAGAAGAGGACTTTTTCAATGCCGGTATGGGCGGTGGAACCGCTGATGCCTCCGGCATGAAACTGGCCAACGAAGAAGTGGCCAGAGTGCCGACTGACGAATTTATTCAGTATGTTTTTATATTGGGTGATGGAGACTCTACAGATGAACAAGAGGCCTCGCATGAGCTGCGAAAGCTCGAGCGACAGGCGGATTATGTGGGTGTGGTGAATATCGATGTGTACAACCGAGGCGCTGAGCGTGGCAATTTGCCGGCCTACAAGCGAATCTTAGGCCCGTCAGAGACGGGTGATTTGGTGATTATCGACGAAGGGGTACCATCATTTTACAAAGCCCTTCGCCAAATATTCCGTCAGCGAATAGGCCCCGATGATGAAGATTAA